One genomic region from Artemia franciscana chromosome 17, ASM3288406v1, whole genome shotgun sequence encodes:
- the LOC136037691 gene encoding transcription initiation factor IIB-like: MDKLIQSNNVKCPYHPQADLIEDSHAGDSLCSECALVVGERTIDVGSEWRSFSNEKSSAGPSRVGGPENLLFEGRGLSTMIGPAGPGSFGKLDYAKYNISQISSSDRALKTALKSLEEMADKLHLPSTIVDEAGSLFKRFHGGKSLKGRSNNAIASACLFIAFRQEGNPRTFQELCAVSSVSVKEIKREFKRILSNLSITLNLITPGDFIARFCNNLGLPYSVQRSAHHIAEKAMELDIVPGRSPISVAAAAIYMAYQASENRCSQKDIGEVAGTAEATIRQAYRLMLSSASLLFPADFKFAIPIKDLPQS; the protein is encoded by the exons atgGATAAGCTAATTCAATCCAATAATGTTAAATGTCCTTATCACCCACAAGCCGATTTGATTGAAGATTCTCACGCAGGTGATAGCTTGTGCTCAGAATGTGCGCTGGTGGTAGGTGAAAGGACGATTGATGTTGGGAGTGAATGGAGAAGTTTTAGCAATGAGAAAAGCAGTGCAGGTCCATCTCGTGTTGGTGGTCCGGAGAATCTTCTTTTTGAAGGCCGTGGCCTGTCCACAATGATTGGCCCTGCTGGTCCCGGCTCGTTTGGTAAATTAGATTATGCAAAATATAATATCAGCCAGATCAGTAGCTCCGATCGAGCTTTGAAGACCGCTCTAAAGAGCCTTGAGGAAATGGCTGATAAACTCCATTTACCAAGCACTATTGTGGATGAAGCTGGGAGCCTTTTTAAAAGGTTTCATGGTGGAAAATCATTAAAAGGAAGGTCCAATAATGCTATTGCTTCGGCTTGTTTATTCATTGCCTTTCGACAAGAAGGGAACCCACGGACTTTTCAAGAATTATGTGCTGTTTCAAGCGTTAgtgtaaaagaaattaaacgAGAGTTTAAGCGGATTCTAAGCAATCTATCGATCACTCTCAATTTGATTACTCCCGGGGACTTTATAGCACGGTTTTGTAACAACCTTGGTTTGCCCTACTCGGTTCAAAGATCTGCTCATCATATTGCAGAAAAAGCTATGGAGTTAGATATTGTGCCAGGACGATCACCGATATCTGTTGCTGCAGCTGCTATTTACATGGCGTATCAG GCATCCGAGAACCGATGCTCTCAGAAGGATATTGGTGAGGTTGCTGGTACTGCTGAGGCTACTATCCGACAGGCTTATCGACTTATGCTTTCGTCGGCTTCGCTTCTATTTCCAGCAGACTTCAAATTTGCAATTCCCATTAAAGACTTGCCCCAAAGTTAA